The DNA sequence GGCACGGAGCCTCTATGCCGCTCACCCTCCTCTGCTTCACGACCCGAACAAGCGGGTCGTCCTCGAGGTCGCCTGCCCGCCGGGGTCGTCGCACGGAGGGCGGATCGTCGCCTCGAGGTGGGCCGCGATGCCACTGCCCGGGACGCTCGCCGTCGCATCGGCGATCGGGCGCGTGGTGCGTCACGACGGCTTCTACGACTACCGGCCGGTCCTCACGGCGGCAGGGGCGGTCGAGTGGCACGTGAACTTCGCCGATCCCCATCTCTTCTTCGCCTACGGGAGCTCCCTCTTCGCGCAGGACGAGATCCAGGTCGCGGAGCACCCGATCCTCGGCTCTCTCAGGGAAGCGCTGCTGGCGGAGGGGGCGGCCGCGCTGACCGTCGAGCGGGGCCGGCCGACGCCGGTGCTGGTGGCGGGCGCCCAGCGCCGCTGCCACGTCGCCACGGACCCCGACCCGGCAGAGGGACGCCCGAGGGGCCTTTACGGGAACGAGTTCGGGAGGGCCGCAGCCGAGGTTGTCCGGCGTGCCACGAGGCGCATCGACCCGCCGACGGTGACGAACATCATCGCGATGGCCGCGCCGGCGGGGGGGCACGGCCCGTACTCGGACGGGCAGATCACGCACGTCCTGACGACGGCCTTCACCGGCTTTCGGGCCGCCGTCCTCGAGAGCGGCGCCGGCCCGGTCGCGGTCCACACCGGCTTCTGGGGGTGCGGGGCGTTCGGCGGAAACCGGGTCCTGATGGCGATGCTGCAGGTGATCGCGGCCGGCGCCGCGGGCGTCGCCCGGCTCGTCTTCCATGCGCCGGGTACGTCGGGAGCCGCTTCACTCGACGCTGCGCTGCGGCTGACCCGGGGGAACCTCGGAGGCGCGCCATCGAGCGCCGCCGACCTGGTCCGCCGGATCGCCGCGCTGGCGCTCGCGTGGGGCGAGAGCGACGGCAACTGACCGCTGCCGCACTCCTCCCTTCGCCTAGGCTGCCGGGGCCTCGGGCAGGGCGATGTCGTTGGTCCGGAAGGCTCCCAGGAGGCCGGCCTTGTCGACCGCCTTCATGTACGCCTCCCGGGGCTCGACGAGCCCGCGCTTCACGAGGTCGACGAGCGAGTCGTTCAGGAGGCGCATTCCCTGCGCCTTCGACGTCTGGAGGATCGACGGGAGCTGGAACGTCTTTCCGTCGCGGATGAGGTTCGCGACGGCGTTGTTCGTGAGGAGGATCTCGAGCGCCGCGACGCGCCCCCCGCCGATCTTCTTGCAGAGCGTCTGCGCGACGACCCCCTTGAGAGAGTCGGCGAGCATCGTCCGGATCTGCTGCTGCCGGTCCGCCGGGAACTGGTCGACGATCCGGTCGACGGTGGAGGTCGCGGTCGTCGTGTGCAGGGTCCCGAAGACGAGGTGGCCGGTCTCGGCCGTCTCGATGGCGATGGCGATCGTCTCGAGGTCGCGCATCTCGCCGACCATGACGATGTCGGGGTCCTCGCGCAGCGCGGCCCGGAGGGCGTCCTTGAAGGAGCGGGTGTGGCTGCGCACCTCGCGCTGGTTCACGAGGCACTTCTTGTTGCGGTGGACGAACTCGACCGGGTCCTCGATGGTGATGATGTGGTCGGTCCGCGTCTCGTTGACGTAGTCGATGATCGCGGCGAGCGTCGTCGACTTGCCGGAGCCGGTCGGGCCGGTCACGAGGACGAGCCCCTTCGAGAGGTCTCCGAGCTTCACGACCGCCTCGGGGAGGCCGAGCTGCTGCACGGTGAGGATCTCGATCGGGATCTGGCGGAGGACGGCTCCGACGCCGTGCCGGTCGCGGAAGACGTTGACGCGGAACCGCGCGACGCCGGGGATCTCGTAGGCGAAGTCGGTGTCGTTGCGCTCCAGGAACTCCGTCCGGTTCTTCTCGGGAAAGATGGGGGCGAGGGCCTTCTCGACCTCGTCCGACTCGAGGCGGGGGTGGTCGAGCTGCTCGGCCATGTCTCCGTGGATGCGGAAGACGGGCCGGGTTCCCGAGGAGAGGTGGACGTCCGAAGCCTTCAGCTCGAGCATCCGGAGGAGGATCGCGTCGAGCGGCCGTTCGGTCCGGGACGGCGCGATCGGCGCGATCGCCGGGGCGGCCGGCGAAGGCGTGTACGCGAGCCCGTCGACCGGGGTCGGGACCGGAGCGGGCGCGGGCGGGGGCTCGGGCTCGGCGTAGAAGCTCGGGGCCTTGCGCGCCGGGCGGCAGATCATGATGCCCGCCCTCCCCCCGAGGAGGCCGAAGCGGATCTCGACGGATTCCCTCCCGGGGCCGAGGTCGAGGGGGATGCCGTGGCGGCTCCGGGCGAGCTCCTCGGCGTCCCGGCCCGGGGCCACTTCGGCGACGACCGCGCGGAACGACTCGAGGCTGACGGGCTCGCGCCCGACGAAGGCGCGGGTGGTGCCGCGGGTCATGAAGAGCCGCTCGCCGGGAATGATGTAGAGGGCCTCGCCCTCGGTCTGGAGGAGGTTGGCGACGAGGAGGTCGATGCGAGAGGCCATGTCCCGTCCCCCTTCAGAACGACACGCGCGCGATGTGCGCCGTCGCGACGAAGACGAGACGCGTGCCCAGCCCGATCACGACGAAACGTCCGACGGAATTGAAGACGTCGGACATCCGCGCGTGGCCCTCGATCGCCGTGGACCGCAGGATCCCGGA is a window from the Holophagales bacterium genome containing:
- a CDS encoding type IV pilus twitching motility protein PilT, translating into MICRPARKAPSFYAEPEPPPAPAPVPTPVDGLAYTPSPAAPAIAPIAPSRTERPLDAILLRMLELKASDVHLSSGTRPVFRIHGDMAEQLDHPRLESDEVEKALAPIFPEKNRTEFLERNDTDFAYEIPGVARFRVNVFRDRHGVGAVLRQIPIEILTVQQLGLPEAVVKLGDLSKGLVLVTGPTGSGKSTTLAAIIDYVNETRTDHIITIEDPVEFVHRNKKCLVNQREVRSHTRSFKDALRAALREDPDIVMVGEMRDLETIAIAIETAETGHLVFGTLHTTTATSTVDRIVDQFPADRQQQIRTMLADSLKGVVAQTLCKKIGGGRVAALEILLTNNAVANLIRDGKTFQLPSILQTSKAQGMRLLNDSLVDLVKRGLVEPREAYMKAVDKAGLLGAFRTNDIALPEAPAA